In Grus americana isolate bGruAme1 chromosome 26, bGruAme1.mat, whole genome shotgun sequence, a single window of DNA contains:
- the BMP1 gene encoding bone morphogenetic protein 1 isoform X1 yields the protein MAGLRTCGLLLCLLLARAMHFPDYSYVLEEEEEDAEPLDYKDPCKAAAFLGDIALDEEDLRLFQVDRVVDLAHHTITRLPTNSSGSNTTNASLRPGHRPHHRGRQRARSRRAATSRPERVWPDGVIPYVISGNFSGSQRAIFRQAMRHWEKHTCVTFLERNDEDSYIVFTYRPCGCCSYVGRRGGGPQAISIGKNCDKFGIVVHELGHVIGFWHEHTRPDRDDHVSIIRENIQPGQEYNFLKMEPEEVESLGETYDFDSIMHYARNTFSRGIFLDTILPKYDVNGVRPAIGQRTRLSKGDIAQARKLYRCPACGETLQDSQGNFSSPEFPNGYSAHMHCVWRISVTPGEKIILNFTTLDLYRSRLCWYDYVEVRDGFWRKATLRGRFCGNKLPEPIISTDSRLWVEFRSSSNWVGKGFFAVYEAICGGDVKKDNGHIQSPNYPDDYRPSKVCVWKITVSEGFHVGLTFQSFEIERHDSCAYDYLEIRDGNSESSSLIGRYCGYDKPDDIKSTSNKLWMKFVSDGSINKAGFAVNFFKEVDECSRPNNGGCEQRCVNTLGSYKCACDPGYELASDKRRCEAACGGFLTKLNGSITSPGWPKEYPPNKNCIWQLVAPTQYRISLQFDFFETEGNDVCKYDFVEVRSGLTADSKLHGKFCGAEKPDVITSQYNNMRIEFKSDNTVSKKGFKAHFFSDKDECSKNNGGCQHECLNSFGSYECQCRSGFVLHDNKHDCKEAGCNHKVTSISGTITSPNWPDKYPSKKECTWAITTTPGHRVKLTFSELDVEAQQECAYDHLEIYDGKDAKAPVLGRFCGAKEPEPLLSSGNKMFLKFVSDNSVQKKGFEATHTTVCGGQVHAEVKTKDLYSHAQFGDNNYPGGSDCEWVIMAEEGYGVELIFQTFEIEEEADCGYDYMELFDGYDGTAPRLGRFCGSGPPEEVYSAGDSVMIRFHSDDTINKKGFHLRYTSTKFQDTLHTRK from the exons CTGCCTTCCTGGGAGACATCGCCCTGGACGAGGAGGACCTGCGGCTCTTCCAGGTGGACCGGGTGGTGGACCTGGCCCACCACACCATCACACGCCTGCCCACCAACTCCTCAG gCAGCAACACCACTAACGCCAGCCTGCGGCCAGGCCACCGACCGCACCACCGGGGCCGGCAGCGGGCACGGAGCCGCCGCGCCGCCACATCCCGGCCAGAGAGAGTGTGGCCAGACGGGGTCATCCCCTACGTGATCAGCGGCAACTTCAGCG GCAGCCAGCGAGCCATCTTCCGGCAGGCGATGCGGCACTGGGAGAAGCACACCTGCGTCACCTTCCTGGAGCGCAACGACGAGGACAGCTACATTGTCTTCACCTACCGCCCCTGCGG GTGCTGTTCCTACGTGGGCCGCCGAGGAGGGGGACCCCAGGCCATCTCCATCGGCAAAAACTGCGACAAATTCGGCATCGTGGTGCACGAGCTGGGCCACGTCATCGGGTTTTGGCACGAGCACACACGCCCCGACCGGGATGACCACGTCTCCATCATCCGGGAGAACATCCAGCCAG GGCAGGAGTACAACTTCTTGAAGATGGAGCCGGAGGAGGTGGAGTCGCTGGGCGAGACGTACGATTTCGACAGCATCATGCACTACGCCAGGAACACCTTCTCCAG GGGCATCTTCCTCGACACCATCCTGCCCAAGTACGACGTGAACGGGGTCCGGCCCGCCATCGGACAGCGGACACGTCTGAGCAAAGGGGACATCGCCCAGGCCCGCAAGCTCTACCGCTGCCCGG CCTGTGGTGAGACACTCCAGGACAGCCAGGGCAACTTCTCCTCCCCTGAGTTCCCCAACGGATACTCTGCCCACATGCACTGCGTCTGGAGGATCTCAGTCACCCCCGGAGAGAAG ATCATCCTGAATTTCACCACCCTGGACCTCTACCGAAGCCGGCTGTGCTGGTACGACTACGTGGAGGTGAGAGACGGGTTCTGGAGAAAGGCCACGCTGCGAG GCAGGTTCTGCGGGAACAAGCTGCCCGAACCCATCATCTCCACCGACAGCCGCCTCTGGGTCGAGTTTCGGAGCAGCAGCAACTGGGTGGGCAAAGGCTTCTTCGCCGTCTACGAAG cCATCTGCGGGGGGGACGTGAAGAAGGACAATGGGCACATCCAGTCCCCCAATTACCCCGATGACTACCGGCCCAGCAAGGTGTGTGTCTGGAAGATCACCGTCTCCGAGGGCTTCCACGTGGGCTTGACCTTCCAGTCCTTCGAG attgAGCGGCACGATAGCTGTGCCTACGACTACCTGGAGATCCGGGATGGCAACAGCGAGTCGAGCAGCCTCATCGGGCGCTACTGCGGCTACGACAAGCCGGATGACATCAAGAGCACCTCCAACAAGCTCTGGATGAAATTTGTCTCCGACGGCTCCATCAACAAAGCGGGCTTCGCCGTCAACTTCTTCAAAG agGTGGACGAGTGCTCACGTCCCAATAACGGCGGCTGCGAGCAGCGCTGCGTCAACACCCTGGGCAGCTACAAGTGCGCCTGCGATCCCGGCTACGAGCTGGCCTCCGACAAGCGCCGCTGCGAGG CCGCCTGCGGAGGTTTCCTCACCAAGCTCAACGGGTCCATCACCAGCCCGGGGTGGCCCAAGGAGTACCCCCCCAACAAGAACTGCATCTGGCAGCTGGTGGCCCCCACCCAGTACCGCATCTCCCTGCAGTTCGACTTCTTCGAGACCGAGGGCAATGAT GTCTGCAAATACGACTTCGTGGAGGTGCGCAGCGGGCTGACTGCCGACTCCAAACTGCACGGCAAGTTCTGCGGCGCCGAGAAGCCGGACGTCATCACCTCCCAGTACAACAACATGAGGATCGAGTTCAAGTCCGACAACACCGTCTCCAAAAAAGGCTTCAAAGCCCATTTCTTCTCAG ACAAGGACGAGTGCTCCAAGAACAACGGGGGCTGCCAGCACGAGTGCCTCAACTCCTTCGGCAGCTACGAGTGCCAGTGCCGCAGCGGCTTCGTGCTGCACGACAACAAGCACGACTGCAAGGAAG CCGGCTGCAACCATAAGGTGACGTCCATCTCGGGGACCATCACCAGCCCCAACTGGCCCGATAAATACCCCAGCAAGAAGGAGTGCACCTGGGCCATCACCACCACGCCGGGGCACCGCGTCAAGCTG ACCTTCTCGGAGCTGGATGTGGAGGCGCAGCAGGAATGTGCCTACGACCACCTGGAGATCTACGACGGCAAGGATGCCAAAGCCCCGGTGCTCGGCCGCTTCTGCGGAGCCAAAGAGCCCGAGCCCCTCCTCTCCTCCGGCAACAAGATGTTCCTCAAGTTTGTCTCTGATAACTCGGTCCAGAAGAAGGGCTTCGAGGCCACCCACACCACAG TGTGCGGGGGTCAGGTCCATGCCGAGGTGAAGACCAAGGACTTGTATTCGCACGCGCAATTCGGGGATAACAACTACCCGGGGGGCTCGGACTGCGAGTGGGTGATCATGGCCGAGGAGGGCTACGGCGTGGAGCTCATCTTCCAGACCTTTGAGATCGAGGAGGAAGCCGACTGCGGCTACGACTACATGGAGCTCTTTGACGGCTACGACGGGACGGCCCCACGTCTCGGTCGCTTCTGCGGGTCTGGG CCCCCGGAGGAGGTCTACTCGGCCGGAGATTCGGTGATGATCCGTTTCCACTCGGACGACACCATCAACAAGAAGGGTTTCCACCTTCGCTACACCAGCACCAAGTTCCAGGACACGCTGCACACGAGGAAATGA
- the PHYHIP gene encoding phytanoyl-CoA hydroxylase-interacting protein: MELLSTPKNIEINNITCDSFRISWAMEKGDLERVTHYFIDLNKKENKNSNKFKHRDVPTKLVAKAVPLPMTVRGHWFLSPRTEYSVAVQTAVKQSDGEYLVSGWSETVEFCTGDYAKEHLAQLQEKAELIAGRMLRFSVFYRNQHKEYFQHVRMHCGNVMKPSLKDNSGSHGSPTSGMLHGIFFSCNTEFNTGQPPQDSPYGRYRFQIPAQRLFNPNTNLYFADFYCMYTAYHYVVLVLAPKGSSGDLFCRERLPQLDISSNKFLTCCVEEGELVYRHAQDSILEVIYTEPVDLSLGVLGEISGHQLMSLSTANAKKDPSCKTCNISVGR; the protein is encoded by the exons ATGGAGCTGCTTTCTACCCCCAAAAATATCGAGATCAACAACATCACCTGCGATTCTTTCCGCATCTCCTGGGCCATGGAGAAGGGGGACCTGGAGAGGGTCACCCACTACTTCATCGACCTCAACAAGAAGGAGAACAAGAACTCCAACAAGTTCAAGCATCGG GATGTCCCCACCAAGCTGGTGGCCAAGGCGGTGCCGCTGCCCATGACTGTGCGGGGACACTGGTTCCTGAGCCCCCGCACCGAGTACAGCGTGGCGGTGCAGACGGCGGTGAAGCAAAGCGACGGCGAGTACCTGGTGTCCGGCTGGAGCGAGACGGTGGAGTTTTGCACCGGGG aCTACGCCAAGGAGCACCTGGcccagctgcaggagaaagCTGAGCTGATCGCCGGCCGCATGCTGCGCTTCTCCGTCTTCTACCGCAACCAGCACAAGGAGTATTTTCAGCACGTCAG GATGCACTGCGGGAACGTGATGAAACCGTCGCTGAAGGACAACAGCGGCAGCCACGGCTCGCCCACCAGCGGCATGCTGCACGGCATCTTCTTCAGCTGCAACACCGAATTCAacaccgggcagcccccccagGACTCGCCCTACGGTCGTTACCGTTTCCAGATCCCGGCTCAGCGTCTCTTCAACCCCAACACCAACCTCTACTTCGCGGACTTCTACTGCATGTACACCGCCTACCACTACGTCGTCCTGGTCCTGGCACCCAAGGGTTCCTCGGGGGACCTCTTCTGCCGGGAGCGTCTACCCCAACTGGACATTTCCTCCAACAAGTTCCTGACGTGCTGCGTGGAGGAGGGCGAGCTGGTGTACCGCCATGCCCAGGACAGCATCCTGGAGGTCATATACACCGAGCCGGTGGACCTCAGCCTTGGCGTGCTGGGCGAGATCAGCGGGCACCAGCTGATGAGCCTCTCCACCGCCAACGCCAAAAAGGACCCCAGCTGCAAGACGTGCAACATCAGCGTGGGGCGTTAA
- the BMP1 gene encoding bone morphogenetic protein 1 isoform X2, with the protein MAGLRTCGLLLCLLLARAMHFPDYSYVLEEEEEDAEPLDYKDPCKAAAFLGDIALDEEDLRLFQVDRVVDLAHHTITRLPTNSSGSNTTNASLRPGHRPHHRGRQRARSRRAATSRPERVWPDGVIPYVISGNFSGSQRAIFRQAMRHWEKHTCVTFLERNDEDSYIVFTYRPCGCCSYVGRRGGGPQAISIGKNCDKFGIVVHELGHVIGFWHEHTRPDRDDHVSIIRENIQPGQEYNFLKMEPEEVESLGETYDFDSIMHYARNTFSRGIFLDTILPKYDVNGVRPAIGQRTRLSKGDIAQARKLYRCPACGETLQDSQGNFSSPEFPNGYSAHMHCVWRISVTPGEKIILNFTTLDLYRSRLCWYDYVEVRDGFWRKATLRGRFCGNKLPEPIISTDSRLWVEFRSSSNWVGKGFFAVYEAICGGDVKKDNGHIQSPNYPDDYRPSKVCVWKITVSEGFHVGLTFQSFEIERHDSCAYDYLEIRDGNSESSSLIGRYCGYDKPDDIKSTSNKLWMKFVSDGSINKAGFAVNFFKEVDECSRPNNGGCEQRCVNTLGSYKCACDPGYELASDKRRCEAACGGFLTKLNGSITSPGWPKEYPPNKNCIWQLVAPTQYRISLQFDFFETEGNDVCKYDFVEVRSGLTADSKLHGKFCGAEKPDVITSQYNNMRIEFKSDNTVSKKGFKAHFFSEKKQQLQPPKSRLPGLKFRLQKRLRGPS; encoded by the exons CTGCCTTCCTGGGAGACATCGCCCTGGACGAGGAGGACCTGCGGCTCTTCCAGGTGGACCGGGTGGTGGACCTGGCCCACCACACCATCACACGCCTGCCCACCAACTCCTCAG gCAGCAACACCACTAACGCCAGCCTGCGGCCAGGCCACCGACCGCACCACCGGGGCCGGCAGCGGGCACGGAGCCGCCGCGCCGCCACATCCCGGCCAGAGAGAGTGTGGCCAGACGGGGTCATCCCCTACGTGATCAGCGGCAACTTCAGCG GCAGCCAGCGAGCCATCTTCCGGCAGGCGATGCGGCACTGGGAGAAGCACACCTGCGTCACCTTCCTGGAGCGCAACGACGAGGACAGCTACATTGTCTTCACCTACCGCCCCTGCGG GTGCTGTTCCTACGTGGGCCGCCGAGGAGGGGGACCCCAGGCCATCTCCATCGGCAAAAACTGCGACAAATTCGGCATCGTGGTGCACGAGCTGGGCCACGTCATCGGGTTTTGGCACGAGCACACACGCCCCGACCGGGATGACCACGTCTCCATCATCCGGGAGAACATCCAGCCAG GGCAGGAGTACAACTTCTTGAAGATGGAGCCGGAGGAGGTGGAGTCGCTGGGCGAGACGTACGATTTCGACAGCATCATGCACTACGCCAGGAACACCTTCTCCAG GGGCATCTTCCTCGACACCATCCTGCCCAAGTACGACGTGAACGGGGTCCGGCCCGCCATCGGACAGCGGACACGTCTGAGCAAAGGGGACATCGCCCAGGCCCGCAAGCTCTACCGCTGCCCGG CCTGTGGTGAGACACTCCAGGACAGCCAGGGCAACTTCTCCTCCCCTGAGTTCCCCAACGGATACTCTGCCCACATGCACTGCGTCTGGAGGATCTCAGTCACCCCCGGAGAGAAG ATCATCCTGAATTTCACCACCCTGGACCTCTACCGAAGCCGGCTGTGCTGGTACGACTACGTGGAGGTGAGAGACGGGTTCTGGAGAAAGGCCACGCTGCGAG GCAGGTTCTGCGGGAACAAGCTGCCCGAACCCATCATCTCCACCGACAGCCGCCTCTGGGTCGAGTTTCGGAGCAGCAGCAACTGGGTGGGCAAAGGCTTCTTCGCCGTCTACGAAG cCATCTGCGGGGGGGACGTGAAGAAGGACAATGGGCACATCCAGTCCCCCAATTACCCCGATGACTACCGGCCCAGCAAGGTGTGTGTCTGGAAGATCACCGTCTCCGAGGGCTTCCACGTGGGCTTGACCTTCCAGTCCTTCGAG attgAGCGGCACGATAGCTGTGCCTACGACTACCTGGAGATCCGGGATGGCAACAGCGAGTCGAGCAGCCTCATCGGGCGCTACTGCGGCTACGACAAGCCGGATGACATCAAGAGCACCTCCAACAAGCTCTGGATGAAATTTGTCTCCGACGGCTCCATCAACAAAGCGGGCTTCGCCGTCAACTTCTTCAAAG agGTGGACGAGTGCTCACGTCCCAATAACGGCGGCTGCGAGCAGCGCTGCGTCAACACCCTGGGCAGCTACAAGTGCGCCTGCGATCCCGGCTACGAGCTGGCCTCCGACAAGCGCCGCTGCGAGG CCGCCTGCGGAGGTTTCCTCACCAAGCTCAACGGGTCCATCACCAGCCCGGGGTGGCCCAAGGAGTACCCCCCCAACAAGAACTGCATCTGGCAGCTGGTGGCCCCCACCCAGTACCGCATCTCCCTGCAGTTCGACTTCTTCGAGACCGAGGGCAATGAT GTCTGCAAATACGACTTCGTGGAGGTGCGCAGCGGGCTGACTGCCGACTCCAAACTGCACGGCAAGTTCTGCGGCGCCGAGAAGCCGGACGTCATCACCTCCCAGTACAACAACATGAGGATCGAGTTCAAGTCCGACAACACCGTCTCCAAAAAAGGCTTCAAAGCCCATTTCTTCTCAG agaagaagcagcagctgcagcccccgAAATCTCGCCTGCCCGGCCTGAAGTTTCGCCTGCAGAAGCGGCTGCGGGGCCCCTCCTGA